A genomic region of Prionailurus bengalensis isolate Pbe53 chromosome D1, Fcat_Pben_1.1_paternal_pri, whole genome shotgun sequence contains the following coding sequences:
- the VPS37C gene encoding vacuolar protein sorting-associated protein 37C isoform X2, translated as METLKDKTLEELEEMQNDPEAIDRLALESPEVQDLQLEREMALATNRSLAERNLEFQGPLEISRSNLSDKYQELRKLVERCQEQKAKLEKFASALKPETLLDLLQIEGMKIEEESEAMAEKFLEGEVPLETFLENFSSMRMLSHLRRVRVEKLQDVMRKPRVSQEPAGDAPPPRPPPPPRPAPPATPPVAEEPPPPPAAVPPYPLPYSPSPGMPAGPTAQGALQPAPFPVVSQPSFSYSGPLGPPYPSAQPGPRAAAGYPWSPQRSTPPRPGYPAAPTGASGPGYPLAGSRAPSPGYPQQAPYLSTGGKPPYPTQPQLPIFPGQPQPSGVPQPPYPPGPAPPYGFPPPQGPSWPGY; from the exons ATGGAGACACTAAAAGACAAGACCTTGGAGGAGCTGGAGGAAATGCAGAACGACCCGGAGGCCATTGACCGGCTGGCCCTGGAGTCCCCTGAG GTCCAGGACCTGCAGCTGGAACGAGAGATGGCTCTGGCCACCAACCGCAGCCTGGCCGAGCGGAACCTGGAGTTTCAAGGTCCCCTGGAGATCAGCCGCTCAAACCTCTCGGACAAGTACCAGGAGCTGCGGAAGCTCGTGGAGCGGTGCCAGGAGCAGAAGGCGAAGCTGG AGAAGTTTGCTTCAGCACTGAAGCCAGAGACCTTGTTAGACCTTCTGCAGATCGAAGGCATGAAGATTGAAGAAGAGTCTGAG GCCATGGCCGAGAAGTTCCTGGAGGGCGAGGTGCCCTTGGAAACGTTTCTGGAGAACTTCTCCTCCATGAGGATGCTGTCTCACCTGCGCAGGGTGCGCGTGGAGAAGCTTCAGGATGTGATGAGGAAGCCCAGAGTGTCCCAGGAGCCGGCTGGTGACGCCCCGCctccgcgccccccgcccccgcctcgccCGGCCCCCCCGGCGACACCCCCTGTGGCCGAAGAGCCGCCCCCGCCACCGGCGGCCGTGCCTCCCTACCCTTTGCCCTACAGCCCGTCTCCTGGCATGCCCGCGGGCCCCACCGCCCAAGGCGCGCTCCAGCCGGCCCCCTTCCCCGTGGTGTCCCAGCCCTCCTTTTCCTACAGTGGGCCTCTGGGCCCCCCTTACCCGTCAGCCCAGCCGGGACCCCGGGCTGCCGCGGGCTACCCCTGGTCCCCGCAAAGGAGCACGCCCCCCCGGCCAGGCTATCCCGCGGCCCCCACTGGTGCCTCTGGCCCCGGATACCCCTTGGCGGGGAGCCGGGCCCCCAGTCCTGGCTATCCTCAGCAGGCCCCTTACCTCTCGACTGGAGGAAAACCTCCTTACCCAACACAGCCCCAGCTCCCCATCTTCCCAGGCCAGCCCCAGCCCTCAGGCGTCCCCCAGCCGCCCTACCCTCCCGGGCCTGCCCCTCCCTATGGGTTTCCACCACCTCAGGGGCCCTCCTGGCCCGGGTATTAG
- the VPS37C gene encoding vacuolar protein sorting-associated protein 37C isoform X1 → MAGRMETLKDKTLEELEEMQNDPEAIDRLALESPEVQDLQLEREMALATNRSLAERNLEFQGPLEISRSNLSDKYQELRKLVERCQEQKAKLEKFASALKPETLLDLLQIEGMKIEEESEAMAEKFLEGEVPLETFLENFSSMRMLSHLRRVRVEKLQDVMRKPRVSQEPAGDAPPPRPPPPPRPAPPATPPVAEEPPPPPAAVPPYPLPYSPSPGMPAGPTAQGALQPAPFPVVSQPSFSYSGPLGPPYPSAQPGPRAAAGYPWSPQRSTPPRPGYPAAPTGASGPGYPLAGSRAPSPGYPQQAPYLSTGGKPPYPTQPQLPIFPGQPQPSGVPQPPYPPGPAPPYGFPPPQGPSWPGY, encoded by the exons atggcag GGAGGATGGAGACACTAAAAGACAAGACCTTGGAGGAGCTGGAGGAAATGCAGAACGACCCGGAGGCCATTGACCGGCTGGCCCTGGAGTCCCCTGAG GTCCAGGACCTGCAGCTGGAACGAGAGATGGCTCTGGCCACCAACCGCAGCCTGGCCGAGCGGAACCTGGAGTTTCAAGGTCCCCTGGAGATCAGCCGCTCAAACCTCTCGGACAAGTACCAGGAGCTGCGGAAGCTCGTGGAGCGGTGCCAGGAGCAGAAGGCGAAGCTGG AGAAGTTTGCTTCAGCACTGAAGCCAGAGACCTTGTTAGACCTTCTGCAGATCGAAGGCATGAAGATTGAAGAAGAGTCTGAG GCCATGGCCGAGAAGTTCCTGGAGGGCGAGGTGCCCTTGGAAACGTTTCTGGAGAACTTCTCCTCCATGAGGATGCTGTCTCACCTGCGCAGGGTGCGCGTGGAGAAGCTTCAGGATGTGATGAGGAAGCCCAGAGTGTCCCAGGAGCCGGCTGGTGACGCCCCGCctccgcgccccccgcccccgcctcgccCGGCCCCCCCGGCGACACCCCCTGTGGCCGAAGAGCCGCCCCCGCCACCGGCGGCCGTGCCTCCCTACCCTTTGCCCTACAGCCCGTCTCCTGGCATGCCCGCGGGCCCCACCGCCCAAGGCGCGCTCCAGCCGGCCCCCTTCCCCGTGGTGTCCCAGCCCTCCTTTTCCTACAGTGGGCCTCTGGGCCCCCCTTACCCGTCAGCCCAGCCGGGACCCCGGGCTGCCGCGGGCTACCCCTGGTCCCCGCAAAGGAGCACGCCCCCCCGGCCAGGCTATCCCGCGGCCCCCACTGGTGCCTCTGGCCCCGGATACCCCTTGGCGGGGAGCCGGGCCCCCAGTCCTGGCTATCCTCAGCAGGCCCCTTACCTCTCGACTGGAGGAAAACCTCCTTACCCAACACAGCCCCAGCTCCCCATCTTCCCAGGCCAGCCCCAGCCCTCAGGCGTCCCCCAGCCGCCCTACCCTCCCGGGCCTGCCCCTCCCTATGGGTTTCCACCACCTCAGGGGCCCTCCTGGCCCGGGTATTAG
- the VPS37C gene encoding vacuolar protein sorting-associated protein 37C isoform X3: protein MALATNRSLAERNLEFQGPLEISRSNLSDKYQELRKLVERCQEQKAKLEKFASALKPETLLDLLQIEGMKIEEESEAMAEKFLEGEVPLETFLENFSSMRMLSHLRRVRVEKLQDVMRKPRVSQEPAGDAPPPRPPPPPRPAPPATPPVAEEPPPPPAAVPPYPLPYSPSPGMPAGPTAQGALQPAPFPVVSQPSFSYSGPLGPPYPSAQPGPRAAAGYPWSPQRSTPPRPGYPAAPTGASGPGYPLAGSRAPSPGYPQQAPYLSTGGKPPYPTQPQLPIFPGQPQPSGVPQPPYPPGPAPPYGFPPPQGPSWPGY, encoded by the exons ATGGCTCTGGCCACCAACCGCAGCCTGGCCGAGCGGAACCTGGAGTTTCAAGGTCCCCTGGAGATCAGCCGCTCAAACCTCTCGGACAAGTACCAGGAGCTGCGGAAGCTCGTGGAGCGGTGCCAGGAGCAGAAGGCGAAGCTGG AGAAGTTTGCTTCAGCACTGAAGCCAGAGACCTTGTTAGACCTTCTGCAGATCGAAGGCATGAAGATTGAAGAAGAGTCTGAG GCCATGGCCGAGAAGTTCCTGGAGGGCGAGGTGCCCTTGGAAACGTTTCTGGAGAACTTCTCCTCCATGAGGATGCTGTCTCACCTGCGCAGGGTGCGCGTGGAGAAGCTTCAGGATGTGATGAGGAAGCCCAGAGTGTCCCAGGAGCCGGCTGGTGACGCCCCGCctccgcgccccccgcccccgcctcgccCGGCCCCCCCGGCGACACCCCCTGTGGCCGAAGAGCCGCCCCCGCCACCGGCGGCCGTGCCTCCCTACCCTTTGCCCTACAGCCCGTCTCCTGGCATGCCCGCGGGCCCCACCGCCCAAGGCGCGCTCCAGCCGGCCCCCTTCCCCGTGGTGTCCCAGCCCTCCTTTTCCTACAGTGGGCCTCTGGGCCCCCCTTACCCGTCAGCCCAGCCGGGACCCCGGGCTGCCGCGGGCTACCCCTGGTCCCCGCAAAGGAGCACGCCCCCCCGGCCAGGCTATCCCGCGGCCCCCACTGGTGCCTCTGGCCCCGGATACCCCTTGGCGGGGAGCCGGGCCCCCAGTCCTGGCTATCCTCAGCAGGCCCCTTACCTCTCGACTGGAGGAAAACCTCCTTACCCAACACAGCCCCAGCTCCCCATCTTCCCAGGCCAGCCCCAGCCCTCAGGCGTCCCCCAGCCGCCCTACCCTCCCGGGCCTGCCCCTCCCTATGGGTTTCCACCACCTCAGGGGCCCTCCTGGCCCGGGTATTAG